One Streptomyces sp. R28 DNA window includes the following coding sequences:
- a CDS encoding sulfotransferase, translated as MSSSPIALTLANVLLRPTFGSRRGHDRIFDRIAVEAGEAAGDRQFVDDFRVLLGWWARAENLTPVGWQSAQVFVRRHLTNRARVRRLIAGHPEIEREPIEKPVFVVGLPRTATTVTHAVLSLSAEHRSPLLWELLTPDLELPPRRRRKAVTAGRRLVQGTNLFAPRFRDIHAMAAEGPEECTFALPHALMPLSQALIPEYSAWYRERDFVDDYQYLKQVFQVLQYGRPRRRWILKSPMHLGNLDALRTVFPDATIVWCHRDPVTVVASFCSLIEHGMAVSTRPLDPHRIGALWLDLLSHAMTRGLAARAAIPPQALVDAPYAWLATEPATGAPKLYDAVGAPWTDADAARLPGAVARPKGTRPHRYDLARYGLTRTEVESVFADYNALRAEVDRA; from the coding sequence GTGTCCTCGTCTCCGATAGCCCTGACCCTCGCCAATGTGCTGCTGAGGCCGACCTTCGGCTCCCGTCGCGGGCACGACCGGATCTTCGACCGGATCGCGGTGGAGGCCGGGGAGGCTGCGGGAGACCGGCAGTTCGTCGACGACTTCCGGGTGCTGCTCGGCTGGTGGGCGCGGGCCGAGAACCTGACCCCGGTCGGCTGGCAGTCCGCGCAGGTCTTCGTGCGCCGGCATCTCACCAACCGGGCTCGCGTGCGGCGGTTGATCGCCGGGCATCCCGAGATCGAGCGGGAGCCGATCGAGAAGCCGGTGTTCGTCGTGGGCCTGCCGCGCACCGCGACCACCGTCACGCACGCCGTCCTGTCGCTCTCCGCCGAGCACCGGAGCCCGCTGCTGTGGGAACTGCTCACGCCCGACCTGGAGTTACCGCCCCGTCGGCGCCGGAAGGCGGTCACGGCAGGACGTCGTCTGGTGCAGGGCACCAACCTGTTCGCGCCGCGCTTTCGCGACATCCACGCGATGGCCGCCGAGGGCCCGGAGGAGTGCACCTTCGCCCTGCCGCACGCCCTGATGCCGCTGTCGCAGGCCCTGATCCCCGAGTACTCGGCGTGGTACCGGGAGCGGGACTTCGTCGACGACTACCAGTACCTCAAGCAGGTGTTCCAGGTCCTGCAGTACGGCCGCCCGCGCCGGCGCTGGATCCTCAAGTCCCCCATGCACCTGGGCAACCTCGACGCGCTGCGCACGGTCTTCCCGGACGCCACGATCGTGTGGTGCCACCGCGACCCGGTGACCGTCGTGGCCTCCTTCTGCAGCCTGATCGAGCACGGCATGGCCGTCAGCACCCGCCCCCTCGACCCGCACCGCATCGGCGCCCTCTGGCTCGACCTGCTGAGCCACGCCATGACCCGCGGTCTCGCGGCCCGCGCCGCCATCCCGCCCCAGGCCCTGGTGGACGCCCCGTACGCCTGGCTGGCCACCGAACCGGCCACGGGCGCCCCCAAGCTCTACGACGCGGTCGGGGCCCCCTGGACCGACGCCGACGCCGCCCGGCTCCCCGGCGCCGTCGCCCGCCCGAAGGGCACCCGCCCGCACCGCTACGACCTGGCCCGCTACGGCCTGACCCGCACCGAGGTCGAGTCGGTGTTCGCCGACTACAACGCGCTGCGGGCCGAGGTGGACCGCGCCTGA
- a CDS encoding 1,4-beta-glucanase has translation MRTSRLSRRAVLAGTAAAAALTTVPSVAGRASAAEPTAAAGQAYRWRTAVMGGTGFVTGVLFHPSVRGLAYARTDIGGAYRWDDRTSNWVPLTDHLGWDDWNLLGVEAMAVDPAHPHRVYLALGTYAQSWATNGAVLRSDDRGATWRRTDLTVKLGGNEDGRGCGERLLVDPRDSDTLWLGTRHDGLLKSTDRGATWAAASGFPGTPSASGQGVTLLVAAGRTLYAGWGDGDGTSGTKNLYRTSDGTTWEAVPGQPAGTAAKVPIRAAYDRVTSHLYVTYANAPGPNGQSDGSVHKLCTLNGKWTEVTPVKPGGTTADGSADTFGYGGVAVDARRPGTLVVSTNNRWAAVDTVFRSTDGGRTWTSLKDTAVLDVSETPFLKWGQDKPKFGWWIQALALDPYDSKHIVYGTGATLYGTRDLKNWAPQIRGLEETSVRQLISPPVGQAHLISGNGDIGVMYHESLTASPSRGMASNPVFGSATGLAQAAAKPAYVVRAGWGDHGNGAYSNDGGQTWAPFAAQPSIAKDAPGPIATNADGSVLLWVFVHWDGTKYPAHRSADNGATWAEVSSFPKGATPVADPADPTLFYAYDTDTGTLLASTDSGRTFTARASGLPSGDSQFELVAAPGRSGDLWLSAKGNGLHRSTDGGATFTKVATCGASHTLGFGKAAAGADYPAIYMVGSTGTITAVHRSDDEAKTWVRINDDQHQWGWTGETITGDPRVHGRVYVATNGRGVQYGDLV, from the coding sequence ATGCGTACGTCCCGCCTGAGCAGACGTGCCGTTCTCGCCGGGACCGCGGCCGCCGCCGCGCTCACCACCGTCCCGTCCGTCGCAGGGCGCGCGTCCGCCGCCGAGCCCACAGCCGCCGCCGGCCAGGCGTACCGTTGGCGCACCGCCGTCATGGGCGGCACCGGTTTCGTCACCGGGGTTCTCTTCCACCCCTCCGTGCGCGGGCTCGCCTACGCCCGTACCGACATCGGCGGCGCCTACCGCTGGGACGACCGCACCTCGAACTGGGTCCCGCTGACCGACCACCTCGGCTGGGACGACTGGAACCTTCTCGGCGTCGAGGCCATGGCCGTCGACCCCGCCCACCCCCACCGCGTCTACCTCGCCCTCGGCACCTACGCCCAGTCCTGGGCCACCAACGGTGCCGTCCTGCGCTCCGACGACCGCGGCGCCACCTGGCGGCGCACCGACCTCACCGTGAAGCTCGGCGGCAACGAGGACGGACGCGGCTGCGGCGAGCGGCTGCTCGTCGACCCGAGGGACAGCGACACGCTGTGGCTGGGCACCCGGCACGACGGTCTGCTGAAGTCGACCGACCGAGGCGCCACCTGGGCCGCCGCCTCCGGTTTCCCGGGCACCCCGAGCGCGAGCGGCCAGGGCGTCACCCTCCTCGTCGCCGCCGGGCGCACCCTCTACGCCGGGTGGGGCGACGGCGACGGCACGTCGGGGACGAAGAACCTGTACCGGACCAGCGACGGCACCACCTGGGAAGCCGTCCCCGGCCAGCCCGCCGGCACCGCCGCCAAGGTCCCGATCCGCGCCGCGTACGACCGGGTCACCAGCCACCTGTACGTGACGTACGCCAACGCACCCGGCCCCAACGGCCAGTCCGACGGCAGCGTGCACAAGCTGTGCACCCTGAACGGCAAGTGGACCGAGGTCACGCCGGTGAAGCCCGGCGGCACCACGGCCGACGGGTCGGCCGACACCTTCGGGTACGGCGGCGTCGCCGTCGACGCCCGGCGGCCCGGCACGCTCGTCGTGTCCACCAACAACCGCTGGGCGGCGGTCGACACGGTCTTCCGCAGCACCGACGGCGGCCGCACCTGGACATCCCTGAAGGACACGGCCGTCCTCGACGTCTCCGAGACCCCCTTCCTCAAGTGGGGCCAGGACAAGCCGAAGTTCGGCTGGTGGATCCAGGCCCTCGCCCTCGACCCGTACGACTCGAAGCACATCGTCTACGGCACCGGCGCGACCCTCTACGGCACGCGGGACCTGAAGAACTGGGCTCCGCAGATCCGCGGCCTGGAGGAGACGTCCGTACGCCAGCTGATCTCGCCCCCGGTCGGGCAGGCGCACCTGATCAGCGGCAACGGGGACATCGGCGTGATGTACCACGAGTCGCTCACGGCATCCCCCTCGCGCGGCATGGCATCGAACCCCGTGTTCGGGTCGGCGACGGGGCTCGCCCAGGCCGCTGCCAAGCCGGCGTACGTCGTCCGGGCCGGCTGGGGCGACCACGGCAACGGCGCCTACTCGAACGACGGCGGGCAGACCTGGGCGCCCTTCGCGGCCCAGCCCTCCATCGCCAAGGACGCACCGGGGCCGATCGCCACCAACGCCGACGGCAGCGTGCTGCTCTGGGTGTTCGTGCACTGGGACGGCACGAAGTACCCCGCCCACCGCTCGGCGGACAACGGCGCCACCTGGGCTGAGGTCTCCTCCTTCCCGAAGGGCGCCACGCCGGTCGCCGACCCGGCCGACCCGACGCTCTTCTACGCGTACGACACCGACACAGGAACGCTACTCGCCAGCACTGACAGTGGCCGTACCTTCACCGCCCGTGCGAGTGGACTGCCCTCCGGAGACAGCCAGTTCGAGCTGGTCGCGGCGCCCGGGCGCTCCGGCGACCTGTGGCTGAGCGCGAAGGGGAACGGCCTCCACCGCTCCACCGACGGCGGCGCGACCTTCACCAAGGTCGCCACCTGCGGGGCCTCGCACACCCTCGGCTTCGGCAAGGCCGCCGCCGGCGCCGACTACCCGGCGATCTACATGGTCGGCTCCACCGGTACGATCACCGCCGTCCACCGCTCGGACGACGAGGCGAAGACCTGGGTGCGGATCAACGACGACCAGCACCAGTGGGGCTGGACCGGCGAGACGATCACCGGCGACCCGCGCGTCCACGGCCGCGTCTACGTCGCCACCAACGGGCGCGGCGTCCAGTACGGAGACCTGGTGTGA
- a CDS encoding glycoside hydrolase N-terminal domain-containing protein, translating to MSGPVHGTWESAPAERWEDAFLSGNGRHGVMVLGDPNADQVIVNHHSLVRPNGSEHARPPALAAELPQLQDRLLGGDVTAAERFTDGRELQWVQPFHPAFRIRLRRPVAEERREGYRREVDFTTGVCTAVRGGWRSQVFVSRADDVIVQYVTEPGLTADVSLDPQLPGAPYDLAVGHSVILTPDGALLTLRVRYPGSDRVYTGVTLALVTGGSTRTSLPGMRVEGARSLLLLTRVQRHTGELDVLAEARALRALLPDGDEDPYDRLLARHTDLHRPAYLRAGLDLGADDAERALPGSELVSRPKSPALLERLFAAGRYHLLSAAGMLPPRLTGLWTGDWNTAWSGAFTTDANVNLQTASAAAAALPEVTEAHAALVHGQLDHWRDNARTIFGTRGVVAPAHTDGESGYIYHFNREYPLHLWTAGADWLLKPLVDHDETRGDRDPRTAAAFAEVALFYEDFLTRTDGDGNLVVVPSYSPENRPANASWGTINAAMDLSAARHALLTAADYHAGTEEAERWRALADRLPPHRINADGALAEWAWPDLEDTYDHRHLSHLYGVWPLDEITPYDTPDLAAAAHRALQLRGAENDSAHGHLHHALIAARLRDGERVAHALDQVLEGDFFHASLMSAHYPTRHVYNADAAHTLPAVLIEMLVQSTPDRLVLLPALPAACPQGELRGIRTRFGAEVDLTWTPHSATAVIRPTRTHRVELRTSTGAEPLDLVAGEDHVLRLGAW from the coding sequence ATGAGCGGACCGGTACACGGCACCTGGGAGTCGGCCCCCGCCGAGCGCTGGGAGGACGCCTTCCTGAGCGGGAACGGCCGACACGGCGTCATGGTGCTCGGAGATCCGAACGCCGACCAGGTCATCGTCAACCACCACAGCCTGGTCCGCCCCAACGGCAGCGAACACGCCCGTCCACCCGCCCTCGCCGCCGAACTCCCGCAGCTCCAGGACCGGTTGCTCGGCGGAGACGTCACGGCGGCCGAGCGTTTCACCGACGGGCGGGAGCTGCAGTGGGTGCAGCCCTTCCATCCCGCCTTCCGGATACGGCTGCGCCGTCCGGTCGCCGAGGAGCGCCGCGAGGGGTACCGCCGCGAGGTCGACTTCACCACCGGCGTCTGCACAGCCGTGCGGGGCGGCTGGCGGAGCCAGGTCTTCGTCTCGCGCGCCGACGACGTCATCGTCCAGTACGTCACCGAGCCCGGCCTCACCGCCGACGTGTCCCTGGACCCTCAACTGCCCGGTGCCCCCTACGACTTGGCGGTCGGCCACAGCGTCATCCTCACCCCCGACGGCGCACTCCTCACCCTCCGCGTCCGCTACCCCGGCAGCGACCGCGTGTACACGGGCGTCACGCTCGCCCTGGTCACCGGTGGCAGCACCCGCACCTCCCTGCCCGGCATGCGCGTCGAGGGCGCCCGCTCGCTGCTCCTCCTCACCCGGGTCCAGCGGCACACCGGCGAGCTTGACGTCCTCGCCGAGGCGCGAGCGCTGCGTGCCCTGCTCCCCGACGGCGACGAGGACCCGTACGACCGCCTCCTCGCCCGCCACACCGACCTGCACCGCCCGGCCTACCTCCGTGCGGGCCTCGACCTCGGCGCCGACGACGCCGAACGCGCCCTCCCGGGCTCGGAGCTGGTCAGCCGCCCGAAGAGCCCCGCCCTCCTGGAACGCCTCTTCGCGGCCGGCCGCTACCACCTCCTGTCCGCCGCCGGCATGCTTCCGCCCCGGCTCACCGGCCTGTGGACCGGCGACTGGAACACGGCGTGGTCGGGCGCGTTCACCACCGACGCCAACGTCAACCTCCAGACCGCATCGGCCGCCGCGGCCGCGCTCCCCGAGGTGACCGAGGCCCACGCGGCCCTGGTCCACGGCCAGTTGGACCACTGGCGCGACAACGCCCGCACGATCTTCGGCACCCGTGGCGTGGTGGCCCCCGCCCACACCGACGGCGAGTCCGGGTACATCTACCACTTCAACCGCGAATACCCCCTGCACCTGTGGACCGCGGGCGCCGACTGGCTCCTCAAGCCCCTCGTCGACCACGACGAGACCCGCGGCGACCGCGACCCGCGCACCGCGGCCGCCTTCGCCGAAGTCGCCCTGTTCTACGAGGACTTCCTCACCCGGACCGACGGCGACGGCAACCTGGTCGTCGTCCCCTCCTACTCACCCGAGAACCGTCCGGCGAACGCGAGCTGGGGCACCATCAACGCCGCCATGGACCTCTCCGCGGCCCGCCACGCCCTGCTCACGGCGGCCGACTACCACGCGGGCACCGAGGAGGCCGAGCGCTGGCGCGCCCTCGCCGACCGACTCCCGCCGCACCGGATCAACGCCGACGGAGCCCTCGCCGAATGGGCCTGGCCAGACCTTGAGGACACCTACGACCACCGCCACCTCAGCCACCTCTACGGCGTCTGGCCGCTCGACGAGATCACCCCCTACGACACCCCCGACCTCGCCGCGGCCGCCCACCGCGCCCTCCAGCTCCGCGGCGCCGAGAACGACTCCGCGCACGGCCACCTCCACCACGCCCTGATCGCGGCCCGGCTGCGCGACGGCGAGCGCGTCGCCCACGCCCTCGACCAGGTGCTGGAGGGTGACTTCTTCCACGCCTCCCTGATGAGCGCGCACTACCCGACGCGTCACGTCTACAACGCCGACGCCGCCCACACCCTGCCCGCCGTACTGATCGAGATGCTCGTGCAGTCGACCCCGGACCGGCTGGTGCTCCTGCCCGCGCTGCCCGCGGCCTGCCCCCAGGGGGAGCTCCGCGGCATCCGCACCCGGTTCGGAGCAGAGGTCGACCTCACCTGGACCCCCCACTCAGCGACCGCGGTGATCCGCCCCACGCGTACCCACCGGGTCGAACTCAGGACTTCCACCGGCGCCGAACCGCTCGACCTCGTCGCCGGAGAAGACCACGTCCTGCGCTTAGGGGCGTGGTAA
- a CDS encoding TIM-barrel domain-containing protein, which translates to MNQPAETQPQPGTVSLAQSSPTVGTFRERDGALEWSGRQETLRVEPWGPDAVRVRARLGGPVLDGLPGALLESAPTTESTVKIDDGVGVLTVGALTVEVDAEGLIRFLRTEDGTEVLAEERAHFWWPGSRLYTAVGNGYHRLEQRFAAYDDEKLYGLGQHQHGRFDQKGLVLDLVQRNAEVGIPVLASSRGYTLLWNNPAIGRVELAHNGTRWVADSARQIDYWITAGAPADGQRRYSAVTGRTPMLPEWAAGFWQCKLRYRTQDELLEVAREYKRRGLPIDVIVCDFFHWTHLGEWKFDPKEWPDPAAMVRELDELGIKLVVSVWPSVSPLSENHPVMEQRGYFIGTQYGPMAHADWPDKEVASTVQVAFYDATNPDAREFVWSKVKQNYLDRYGITAFWLDACEPELKPGFQENLRYWTGPGLEVGNIYPAENARTFYEGLRATGEDEIVTLNRSAWAGSQRYGAALWSGDIGTDFPTLRRQIAAGLNTALSGIPWWNTDIGGFHGGDPDDPAYREVMVRWFQFGALSPLMRLHGFRDPGMPLGPQMTGGPNEVWSYGEEAGAILEQYLRLRERLKPYVLEVMREAHEEGLPVMRPLFLEFPEDQAAWSVDDSYLFGRDLLVAPVLTAGATARTAYLPAGARWTDAWTGETYEGGTTVTVDAPLDRIPLFLRDGARLPVAE; encoded by the coding sequence TCCCCGACCGTCGGCACGTTCCGTGAGCGGGACGGTGCGCTGGAGTGGAGCGGCCGCCAGGAGACCCTGCGCGTCGAGCCGTGGGGCCCGGACGCGGTCCGGGTGCGTGCCCGGCTCGGCGGCCCGGTCCTCGACGGGCTGCCGGGCGCGCTCCTCGAGTCCGCCCCGACGACCGAGTCGACGGTCAAGATCGACGACGGGGTGGGGGTGCTGACCGTCGGCGCGCTGACCGTCGAGGTCGACGCCGAGGGCCTGATCCGCTTCCTGCGTACCGAGGACGGCACGGAGGTGCTCGCCGAGGAGCGCGCCCACTTCTGGTGGCCGGGCTCGCGGCTCTACACCGCGGTGGGCAACGGCTACCACCGCCTGGAGCAGCGCTTCGCCGCGTACGACGACGAGAAGCTGTACGGCCTGGGCCAGCACCAGCACGGCCGGTTCGACCAGAAGGGCCTGGTCCTGGACCTGGTCCAGCGCAACGCCGAGGTCGGCATCCCGGTGCTGGCCTCCAGCCGTGGCTACACCCTGCTGTGGAACAACCCGGCGATCGGGCGCGTGGAACTCGCGCACAACGGCACCCGGTGGGTCGCCGACTCCGCCCGTCAGATCGACTACTGGATCACCGCGGGCGCCCCGGCCGACGGCCAGCGCCGCTACAGCGCGGTGACGGGCCGTACGCCGATGCTGCCGGAGTGGGCGGCGGGCTTCTGGCAGTGCAAGCTGCGCTACCGCACGCAGGACGAACTCCTCGAAGTGGCACGGGAGTACAAGCGCCGCGGCCTGCCCATCGACGTCATCGTCTGCGACTTCTTCCACTGGACCCACCTGGGTGAGTGGAAGTTCGACCCGAAGGAGTGGCCGGACCCGGCGGCGATGGTGCGCGAGCTGGACGAGCTCGGCATCAAGCTGGTGGTCAGCGTCTGGCCCTCGGTCTCCCCCCTCTCCGAGAACCACCCGGTCATGGAGCAGCGCGGCTACTTCATCGGCACCCAGTACGGCCCGATGGCGCACGCCGACTGGCCCGACAAGGAGGTGGCGTCGACGGTCCAGGTGGCCTTCTACGACGCCACCAACCCCGACGCTCGCGAGTTCGTGTGGTCCAAGGTCAAGCAGAACTACCTCGACCGGTACGGCATCACGGCCTTCTGGCTGGACGCCTGCGAGCCGGAGCTGAAGCCGGGCTTCCAGGAGAACCTGCGCTACTGGACGGGCCCCGGCCTGGAGGTCGGCAACATCTACCCGGCCGAGAACGCCCGCACCTTCTACGAGGGCCTGCGCGCGACCGGCGAGGACGAGATCGTCACCCTCAACCGCTCGGCCTGGGCGGGCAGCCAGCGCTACGGCGCCGCCCTGTGGTCCGGCGACATCGGCACCGACTTCCCGACCCTGCGCCGCCAGATCGCGGCCGGCCTCAACACCGCGCTGTCCGGCATCCCCTGGTGGAACACCGACATCGGCGGCTTCCACGGCGGTGACCCGGACGACCCGGCGTACCGCGAGGTGATGGTCCGCTGGTTCCAGTTCGGCGCGCTGTCCCCGCTGATGCGCCTGCACGGCTTCCGCGACCCGGGCATGCCGCTCGGCCCGCAGATGACCGGCGGCCCGAACGAGGTGTGGTCGTACGGCGAGGAGGCCGGCGCGATCCTGGAGCAGTACCTGCGGCTGCGCGAGCGCCTGAAGCCGTACGTCCTCGAGGTCATGCGCGAGGCCCACGAGGAGGGCCTGCCGGTGATGCGGCCGCTGTTCCTGGAGTTCCCCGAGGACCAGGCGGCCTGGTCGGTCGACGACTCCTACCTCTTCGGCCGTGACCTGCTCGTCGCCCCGGTGCTGACGGCGGGCGCGACGGCCCGGACGGCGTACCTCCCGGCGGGGGCGCGCTGGACGGACGCGTGGACCGGGGAGACGTACGAGGGCGGTACGACCGTGACGGTCGACGCCCCGCTGGACCGCATCCCGCTGTTCCTGCGGGACGGGGCACGGCTGCCTGTAGCGGAGTAG
- a CDS encoding beta-galactosidase — protein sequence MSEPQRPTLADATRGRLLFGGDYNPEQWPEETWHEDVRLMKEAGVNSVTLGVFSWAKLEPRPGERNFGWLDRLMDLMHENGIGVVLATPTSSPPPWMGRLHPDTLPVTEDGRTEWWGGRQHFSHSSATYRRYAAAITEDLAARYGSHPALRMWHINNEYCTYDWGDEAEAAFRRWLQEKYGSLDALNEAWGTAFWSQGYGDWDEVLPPRRAHYMKNPTQGLDFKRFTSDALLECYLAERDIVARHTPHIPVTTNFMPFWQGQDAWAWAEREDVVSVDIYPDPRDPFGGQNAALIHDMTRSQARGGPWMVMEQAAGPVNWRGVNHPKPAGLNRLWSVQAVARGADAVCYFQWRQSRQGAEKFHSGMVSHAGEHGRTFQEVKRIGAELALLGEKVADSRVEAAEVAVLLDWNAWWASQQEGRLSCEVDYPQVVRAWHRALWEAHTVADFAHPEHDLSAYKLVVVPQLYLMTDAAIDRLVAYVEGGGTLVAGFQTGVADEDDRVRAGGMDARLRDLFGIRVLHEWWPLDADEKADVEGFHGTLWSEEIEAADGVDAVMPYKGGELDGLPAVLRKGRAWYVSTLPEPHTLRTLLADIAADAGVRPTLTGLPAGVEAVRRGGLLFLLNHGRDGVTVPVPGRHRDLLTGAEATDAVELGRYGVAVLEAAS from the coding sequence ATGTCAGAACCCCAACGGCCGACCCTCGCCGACGCCACCCGCGGCCGCCTCCTCTTCGGCGGCGACTACAACCCCGAGCAGTGGCCCGAGGAGACCTGGCACGAGGACGTCCGGCTGATGAAGGAGGCCGGCGTCAACTCGGTCACCCTCGGCGTCTTCTCCTGGGCCAAGCTCGAACCCCGCCCAGGGGAGCGGAACTTCGGCTGGCTCGACCGGCTGATGGACCTCATGCACGAGAACGGCATCGGCGTCGTCCTCGCCACCCCGACCTCCTCGCCCCCGCCCTGGATGGGCCGGCTGCACCCCGACACCCTGCCCGTCACCGAGGACGGCCGCACCGAGTGGTGGGGCGGCCGGCAGCACTTCTCGCACTCCAGCGCCACCTACCGGCGCTATGCCGCCGCCATCACCGAGGACCTCGCCGCCCGCTACGGCAGTCACCCGGCCCTGCGGATGTGGCACATCAACAACGAGTACTGCACCTACGACTGGGGCGACGAGGCCGAGGCCGCCTTCCGCCGCTGGTTGCAGGAGAAGTACGGCAGCCTCGACGCCCTCAACGAGGCCTGGGGGACCGCCTTCTGGAGCCAGGGATACGGCGACTGGGACGAGGTCCTGCCGCCGCGCCGCGCCCACTACATGAAGAATCCGACCCAGGGCCTGGACTTCAAGCGGTTCACGTCCGACGCGCTGCTGGAGTGCTACCTCGCCGAGCGCGACATCGTCGCCCGGCACACCCCGCACATCCCGGTGACCACCAACTTCATGCCGTTCTGGCAGGGACAGGACGCATGGGCCTGGGCCGAGCGGGAGGACGTCGTCTCCGTCGACATCTATCCGGATCCGCGTGATCCGTTCGGCGGGCAGAACGCGGCGCTGATCCATGACATGACGCGCTCGCAGGCCCGCGGCGGCCCCTGGATGGTCATGGAGCAGGCCGCCGGGCCGGTCAACTGGCGCGGGGTCAACCACCCCAAGCCGGCCGGCCTCAACCGCCTGTGGTCCGTGCAGGCCGTGGCCCGCGGCGCCGACGCCGTCTGCTACTTCCAGTGGCGGCAGTCCCGGCAGGGCGCGGAGAAGTTCCACTCCGGGATGGTCAGCCACGCCGGGGAGCACGGCCGTACCTTCCAGGAGGTCAAGCGGATCGGCGCCGAACTCGCCCTGCTGGGCGAGAAGGTGGCCGACAGCCGCGTCGAGGCCGCCGAAGTCGCCGTACTCCTCGACTGGAACGCCTGGTGGGCGAGCCAGCAGGAAGGGCGGCTGTCCTGCGAGGTCGACTACCCGCAGGTGGTCCGGGCCTGGCATCGCGCCCTCTGGGAGGCGCACACCGTCGCGGACTTCGCTCACCCCGAGCACGACCTGTCCGCGTACAAGCTGGTCGTCGTCCCGCAGCTGTATCTGATGACGGATGCGGCCATCGACCGCCTCGTCGCCTACGTCGAGGGCGGCGGCACCCTCGTCGCCGGCTTCCAGACCGGCGTCGCCGACGAGGACGACCGGGTGCGGGCGGGTGGCATGGACGCCCGCCTCCGCGACCTCTTCGGCATCCGCGTCCTGCACGAGTGGTGGCCGCTCGACGCGGACGAGAAGGCCGACGTCGAGGGCTTCCACGGCACCCTGTGGTCCGAGGAGATCGAGGCGGCGGACGGCGTGGACGCGGTGATGCCCTACAAGGGCGGCGAGCTGGACGGGCTCCCCGCCGTCCTGCGCAAGGGCCGTGCCTGGTACGTCTCCACCCTTCCCGAGCCGCACACACTGCGCACGCTGCTCGCCGACATCGCCGCCGACGCGGGCGTACGGCCGACCCTCACCGGGCTTCCGGCCGGGGTGGAGGCGGTCCGCCGGGGCGGGCTGCTGTTCCTGCTCAACCACGGGCGCGACGGCGTCACCGTACCGGTGCCCGGCCGCCACCGCGACCTGCTGACCGGCGCGGAGGCCACCGACGCAGTGGAGCTGGGCCGGTACGGCGTGGCCGTGCTGGAGGCCGCCTCATGA